A stretch of [Clostridium] innocuum DNA encodes these proteins:
- a CDS encoding LysR family transcriptional regulator — translation MELRVLQYFLTIAREQSISGAAEFLHISQPTLSRQMKDMEDELGKQLFIRSNRKITLTQEGRILRKRAEEILDLVKKTEDEITLQDNVTEGDLYIGAGETHAVSILIHAVQQLQKQQFQLRLHISSGDTKDVLDDLDKGLIDFGLVFGIFDKSKYDYIELPCKDTYGILMRKDSELAEKDVIVPEDLWDKPLICSRNSKNNEDNIFQWLQKDPTQLNIIATFNLLYNGSVMVENGIGYSFALDNIIHTSDESSICFKPLEPPLRVGMTLIWKKYQIFSKASEKFLKQLQTGIANMEKDT, via the coding sequence ATGGAATTAAGAGTACTTCAATATTTTCTTACAATCGCACGTGAACAAAGCATATCCGGTGCAGCAGAATTTCTGCATATATCTCAGCCGACGTTATCCAGACAGATGAAGGATATGGAGGATGAGCTGGGAAAACAGCTGTTTATCCGCAGCAATCGAAAAATCACCTTAACGCAGGAAGGCAGGATTTTAAGAAAACGGGCAGAGGAAATCCTTGATCTGGTAAAGAAGACCGAGGATGAGATCACCTTACAAGATAATGTGACAGAGGGAGATCTTTATATCGGAGCAGGTGAAACACATGCGGTATCCATTTTGATCCATGCCGTTCAGCAGCTGCAAAAGCAGCAGTTTCAGCTCCGCCTGCACATTTCCAGTGGAGATACAAAGGATGTGCTGGATGATCTGGATAAGGGGCTGATCGACTTTGGACTTGTGTTTGGTATTTTTGACAAATCGAAATACGATTATATTGAGCTGCCCTGCAAAGATACGTATGGTATTTTAATGCGAAAGGATAGTGAGCTTGCGGAAAAAGATGTCATCGTGCCAGAGGATTTATGGGATAAGCCTCTGATTTGCAGTCGTAATTCCAAAAATAATGAAGATAATATTTTCCAGTGGCTGCAAAAAGATCCTACTCAGCTGAACATCATCGCAACCTTCAACCTTCTATACAACGGTTCTGTCATGGTGGAAAACGGTATCGGCTATTCCTTTGCTTTAGACAACATCATTCATACATCGGATGAATCCTCCATCTGCTTTAAGCCTTTAGAGCCACCCCTGCGTGTCGGTATGACATTGATATGGAAAAAATATCAGATTTTCTCCAAAGCTTCTGAAAAATTTCTAAAGCAGCTGCAAACCGGAATAGCAAATATGGAGAAGGACACATAG
- a CDS encoding iron-containing alcohol dehydrogenase: MLGNFSYVNPTKLYFGEDALSHLHEELSNYGNRILLVYGGGSIKKNGVYDAVCEILRANGKEIYEDGGVMPNPTVEKLREGCDIARKNQVDFILAVGGGSVCDYAKAVSVSIHCEEDPWEKYYLRMEDVSCEIVPVGCILTMVGTGSEMNGGAVITNHEQKLKIGHVFGENVFPKFAILNPTYTYSLPKYQMVSGIYDIFNHICEQYFSGEDDNTSDYISEGLLRSILHSSYAAIKNPQDYEARSNIMWTATWALNTLIAKGKTTDWMVHMLGQAVGACTDATHGMTLAAVSMAYYRFLCSYGLSKFVRFAQNVWNVNPQGKTPVEIAEEGLDRMEQWMKDLGLIMHLTELGVHEDMMEDLVDATLLMEGGYKILNRDEILQIFKESM; this comes from the coding sequence ATGTTAGGAAATTTCAGTTATGTAAACCCGACAAAGCTCTATTTTGGTGAGGATGCACTTTCCCATTTGCATGAGGAGTTATCAAACTATGGCAACCGTATCTTACTTGTATATGGAGGAGGTTCGATTAAGAAAAACGGAGTTTATGATGCAGTATGTGAAATACTGCGGGCAAATGGAAAAGAAATCTATGAGGATGGCGGAGTCATGCCAAATCCTACCGTGGAAAAGCTGCGGGAAGGCTGTGACATTGCACGAAAAAATCAGGTGGATTTCATATTGGCAGTTGGAGGCGGCTCCGTATGCGATTATGCCAAGGCTGTATCTGTTTCCATTCATTGCGAAGAAGATCCGTGGGAGAAATATTATTTGCGGATGGAGGATGTATCCTGTGAGATTGTTCCAGTAGGCTGCATTCTTACCATGGTGGGGACCGGTTCGGAGATGAACGGCGGTGCGGTGATCACCAATCATGAACAGAAGCTGAAAATCGGTCATGTGTTTGGTGAAAACGTATTTCCAAAATTCGCAATTCTGAATCCGACATATACGTATTCCCTTCCCAAATATCAGATGGTTTCCGGTATCTATGATATTTTCAATCATATATGTGAACAGTATTTTTCCGGAGAAGATGACAATACAAGCGATTATATCAGTGAAGGACTGCTGCGTTCGATCCTTCATTCCTCCTATGCAGCTATAAAAAATCCTCAGGATTATGAAGCCCGCAGCAACATCATGTGGACGGCAACCTGGGCATTGAACACACTGATCGCAAAAGGTAAGACAACGGACTGGATGGTACATATGCTGGGACAGGCGGTAGGAGCCTGTACGGATGCGACGCATGGCATGACGCTGGCAGCAGTGTCCATGGCATATTATCGTTTCCTTTGTTCGTATGGTCTGTCAAAATTCGTCCGCTTTGCACAGAATGTTTGGAATGTGAATCCGCAAGGAAAAACGCCAGTGGAAATCGCGGAAGAAGGTCTTGATCGCATGGAACAGTGGATGAAGGATCTCGGTTTGATCATGCATCTTACAGAGCTTGGTGTGCATGAGGATATGATGGAAGATCTTGTGGATGCCACACTGCTTATGGAAGGTGGTTATAAGATTCTTAACCGCGATGAAATCCTTCAGATCTTTAAAGAAAGTATGTGA
- a CDS encoding DAK2 domain-containing protein: METINGSLFKDMLASGANLLSNKFSEIDALNVFPVPDGDTGTNMSLTFNAGVQDALACPSDDVCEIAKVLSKGLLMGARGNSGVITSQIFRGLYQGVEGMKEINGFQLANALVQGSRVAYKAVMRPVEGTILTVVREAADYTYAYATSTQDVTVTQVMEKMVEESKESLIRTPELLPVLKEVGVVDSGGAGLVTIFEGFLSAMKGTVIQKEEAGEASEGVQASMESEEFGYCTEFIIRLSERGMKNFREDSLRDSLASIGNSIVCVQDDDIVKVHVHTLTPGDALNMGQRYGEFVKLKVENMQEQHENIMMNAAVEKEEAPQQPKSKYAIITVAAGDGLKDMFTELRADYVISGGQTMNPSTEDFVQAIDKVNAEHIFILPNNSNIVLAAQQAASVCEDQHVEVIPTKTIPQGLSACIMFNPEVDFDMNLSEMSDAIALVKTGQVTYAIKDTTFEGMEIREGDYMGILEKDIIVSNPDKLDTTRHLIDAMVDEESEIVTLIYGEDITEEEAQGIASYIEDKYDVEVEVNSGNQPVYSFILGVE, encoded by the coding sequence ATGGAGACAATTAACGGAAGTTTATTTAAGGATATGCTGGCCAGCGGTGCGAATCTGCTGTCCAACAAATTCAGTGAAATCGATGCATTAAACGTATTCCCGGTACCGGATGGTGATACGGGAACAAATATGTCTTTGACATTCAATGCCGGCGTACAGGATGCGCTGGCTTGTCCGAGTGATGATGTCTGTGAAATCGCCAAGGTATTGTCCAAGGGACTGCTGATGGGGGCACGCGGTAACTCCGGTGTTATCACCTCTCAGATTTTCCGTGGTCTGTATCAGGGTGTGGAAGGCATGAAGGAAATCAACGGATTCCAGCTGGCCAATGCACTGGTACAGGGATCACGTGTTGCGTATAAGGCGGTTATGCGTCCTGTTGAGGGAACGATTCTGACCGTTGTGCGTGAGGCGGCTGATTATACGTATGCCTATGCAACCTCTACACAGGATGTAACGGTAACGCAGGTAATGGAGAAGATGGTGGAGGAATCCAAGGAATCTCTGATTCGTACACCGGAGCTGTTGCCTGTCCTGAAGGAAGTCGGTGTCGTGGACAGCGGCGGTGCCGGTCTTGTGACGATTTTTGAAGGCTTCCTTTCTGCAATGAAGGGAACTGTAATTCAGAAAGAGGAAGCTGGCGAAGCAAGCGAGGGTGTTCAGGCATCCATGGAAAGTGAGGAATTCGGTTATTGTACGGAATTCATCATTCGCCTGTCTGAGCGCGGTATGAAAAATTTCAGAGAGGATTCTCTGCGTGATTCTCTGGCAAGCATTGGTAATTCCATTGTCTGTGTGCAGGATGATGATATTGTAAAGGTGCATGTGCATACACTGACACCGGGAGATGCCCTGAACATGGGGCAGCGCTATGGCGAATTTGTCAAGCTGAAGGTTGAAAATATGCAGGAACAGCATGAGAACATCATGATGAATGCTGCAGTTGAAAAAGAAGAGGCGCCACAGCAGCCGAAAAGCAAATATGCGATCATCACGGTTGCGGCCGGTGATGGTTTAAAGGATATGTTTACAGAGCTTCGTGCTGATTATGTTATCAGTGGCGGGCAGACGATGAATCCTTCCACAGAAGATTTTGTACAGGCAATCGACAAGGTGAATGCCGAGCATATCTTCATTCTTCCGAACAATTCCAATATTGTACTTGCGGCACAGCAGGCTGCTTCGGTTTGTGAGGATCAGCATGTGGAGGTTATTCCGACAAAGACGATTCCGCAGGGGCTGAGCGCATGCATCATGTTCAATCCGGAAGTGGATTTTGATATGAACCTTTCAGAAATGAGCGATGCGATTGCACTTGTGAAAACCGGACAGGTAACCTATGCGATTAAGGATACCACCTTTGAGGGTATGGAAATCCGTGAAGGTGATTATATGGGTATTCTGGAAAAGGATATCATTGTATCGAATCCGGATAAGCTGGATACGACACGTCATCTGATCGATGCCATGGTGGATGAGGAAAGTGAAATCGTCACACTGATTTATGGTGAGGATATCACAGAAGAAGAAGCACAGGGAATTGCTTCCTACATTGAAGATAAATACGATGTTGAAGTGGAAGTGAACAGCGGTAATCAGCCGGTGTACAGCTTCATTCTCGGTGTCGAATAA
- a CDS encoding Asp23/Gls24 family envelope stress response protein translates to MSISKSTQYGNIEISIDAIASLAGGVVTECYGVVGMASQKFLKDGIAELLKKENYAKGVVVRQKEDHLELDLYIVVSHGVKISEIVYEVQQRVKYMLEKSLELEFKKVNVYVQDVKVMK, encoded by the coding sequence ATGTCAATCTCTAAAAGTACACAGTATGGAAATATCGAAATTTCCATTGATGCCATTGCTTCATTGGCAGGCGGTGTTGTGACAGAATGCTATGGAGTAGTCGGAATGGCTTCTCAGAAATTTCTGAAGGACGGTATCGCAGAACTGTTAAAGAAAGAAAATTACGCAAAAGGTGTTGTGGTTCGACAGAAGGAAGATCATCTGGAGCTGGACCTGTACATCGTAGTGTCTCATGGAGTAAAAATCAGTGAGATTGTTTACGAAGTGCAGCAACGTGTGAAATATATGCTTGAAAAATCCCTGGAACTGGAATTCAAAAAAGTGAATGTCTATGTGCAGGATGTAAAGGTTATGAAATAG
- a CDS encoding FtsQ-type POTRA domain-containing protein produces MEDINDLLYDDVEAKYLALQNKKKNRRKKKRKKRLLILLVALALAALYFISDFSKVKSLDVRGNSFYTKQMVLQKAGLTYDSRYIVIPRFYLEWKLEKDDLIEAATIHKELDGAITIEVKEKSIVGYYIDNGKNYALVNDGSSLVIDSTMLDTIVNYPLVDGFTAAERKKLAKSFGGKQKVEDSIVQMISEMVPYETSYDKHMVKIIMQDGNTIFTSYESMPLLNDYLGTLKRLKKSNVCLWPDAATHSIHNENCSKKE; encoded by the coding sequence TTGGAAGATATAAACGATCTTCTCTATGATGACGTCGAAGCGAAATACCTGGCCCTTCAGAATAAGAAAAAGAACCGCAGGAAGAAAAAACGAAAGAAACGACTGCTGATTCTTCTGGTTGCTCTCGCGCTTGCCGCGCTGTACTTTATCAGTGATTTTTCAAAGGTGAAATCACTGGATGTAAGAGGAAATTCCTTCTATACGAAACAAATGGTTCTTCAAAAGGCAGGACTGACCTATGACAGCCGCTATATCGTCATCCCCCGCTTCTATCTGGAATGGAAGCTGGAGAAGGATGATCTGATTGAAGCTGCCACTATACATAAGGAACTGGATGGTGCCATTACCATTGAAGTGAAAGAAAAGAGCATTGTCGGATATTATATCGATAATGGGAAAAACTATGCATTGGTGAATGACGGAAGCAGTCTGGTAATCGACAGCACCATGCTGGATACGATTGTGAATTATCCGCTCGTGGACGGCTTTACGGCTGCGGAGCGGAAAAAGCTTGCCAAAAGCTTTGGCGGAAAACAGAAGGTGGAGGATTCCATTGTGCAGATGATATCGGAAATGGTTCCGTATGAAACATCATATGACAAGCATATGGTGAAAATCATCATGCAGGACGGCAACACCATTTTTACCTCCTATGAGTCCATGCCGCTGCTCAACGATTATCTGGGGACGCTGAAGCGTCTGAAAAAAAGCAATGTCTGTTTATGGCCGGATGCCGCTACGCATTCCATACATAACGAAAATTGCAGTAAAAAAGAATAA
- the murB gene encoding UDP-N-acetylmuramate dehydrogenase, whose protein sequence is MNIEMKLQSYGDVECRVPLSKRTTFRIGGTCKYFIYPKNELCLLRILDILEEEGIPHRIFGKGSNILCSDDDYEGAILCLDRYFTDFFFEEEGSCLVQAGASIIMLAHEAMKKSFSGLEFASGIPGTLGGAVFMNAGAYKSDISQILKEVYILKDRSIVVMRVEELEYAYRHSIFQSHRDWIILGARLQLQLGDQKEIRDLMDSRRKRRMDSQPLDKPCAGSMFRNPKDHQAWQLIEEIGMRGTRIGGAMVSEKHANFIVNEDHARAEDVVQLVEVIQKEVQDRFGVELITEVEKFNWKI, encoded by the coding sequence ATGAATATAGAAATGAAACTACAGTCCTATGGCGATGTGGAATGCCGGGTGCCGCTGTCCAAGCGGACGACATTTCGTATCGGCGGGACTTGCAAATATTTTATTTATCCGAAAAATGAGCTGTGTCTGCTTCGGATACTGGACATTCTGGAGGAGGAAGGAATTCCGCACCGGATATTCGGCAAGGGAAGCAATATCCTTTGCAGCGACGATGATTATGAAGGGGCGATCCTTTGTCTGGACCGCTATTTTACTGATTTTTTCTTCGAGGAGGAAGGCTCCTGTCTGGTACAGGCGGGTGCCAGCATCATCATGCTCGCACATGAAGCGATGAAAAAATCCTTCAGCGGGCTGGAGTTTGCCAGTGGCATACCCGGTACGCTTGGGGGCGCTGTTTTCATGAATGCCGGTGCTTATAAAAGTGACATATCACAGATTCTGAAAGAGGTTTACATTTTAAAGGACCGCTCGATAGTTGTTATGCGCGTCGAGGAGCTGGAATACGCATACCGCCACTCGATTTTTCAGAGTCACCGCGACTGGATTATCCTGGGGGCAAGACTGCAGCTGCAACTGGGGGATCAGAAGGAAATTCGTGATTTAATGGATTCCCGAAGAAAGCGCCGTATGGATTCCCAGCCGCTGGACAAGCCGTGTGCCGGCAGTATGTTTCGCAATCCTAAGGATCATCAGGCATGGCAGCTGATTGAAGAAATCGGTATGCGTGGTACACGGATTGGCGGAGCGATGGTTTCAGAAAAGCATGCGAATTTTATCGTCAATGAAGATCATGCAAGGGCAGAGGATGTAGTACAGCTGGTAGAAGTCATTCAGAAGGAAGTACAGGACCGTTTTGGTGTTGAGCTGATTACGGAAGTGGAGAAATTCAATTGGAAGATATAA
- the murG gene encoding undecaprenyldiphospho-muramoylpentapeptide beta-N-acetylglucosaminyltransferase, with product MRMLIATGGTGGHIYPALALADAAKERYGDIEILFVGNDDRMEASEVPSHGYAFQGLHASGLTGNVFNKCRALLLMMNCYRKACRIIDEFKPDIAIGFGGYVSAPVMLAAHHKHVATMIHEQNSIVGVSNKMVAKYMDAIVICYEKCFEEFGREKTRLLGNPRATNAVHAKFDRDYFLSLGLSLHKPLILVVMGSLGSTSVNAIMKDALPAVSERYQILFVTGKNNYEEMRKQIHAPHVKVVDYVKQLDIMAHVDLIVCRAGATTAAEITALGTPSILVPSPYVAHNHQFYNASVLVDHKAAVMLEEKDLNAEALSNAIDRIMSDDLLRASMHSASLALGKPNASEDILNWCDEMKR from the coding sequence ATGAGAATGCTGATTGCCACTGGAGGGACCGGAGGTCATATCTATCCTGCCCTGGCGCTGGCGGATGCCGCAAAAGAGCGCTATGGGGATATTGAGATATTGTTTGTGGGGAATGATGATCGAATGGAGGCCAGTGAAGTACCGTCCCATGGTTACGCCTTTCAGGGACTGCATGCCAGCGGACTGACAGGAAATGTCTTCAACAAGTGCAGGGCACTGCTGTTGATGATGAACTGTTACCGAAAAGCCTGCAGGATCATTGATGAATTTAAACCGGATATTGCGATTGGCTTTGGAGGCTATGTGAGTGCACCTGTCATGCTGGCGGCACATCATAAGCATGTAGCTACCATGATCCATGAACAAAACTCCATTGTCGGAGTTTCTAATAAAATGGTTGCTAAGTATATGGATGCGATCGTCATCTGTTATGAAAAATGCTTTGAGGAGTTCGGCAGAGAAAAAACCAGACTGCTGGGAAATCCCCGTGCAACCAATGCGGTCCATGCCAAATTTGACAGGGACTACTTTTTATCACTCGGTCTGAGCCTGCACAAGCCGCTGATCCTGGTTGTTATGGGGTCATTGGGTTCCACATCGGTCAATGCCATCATGAAGGATGCACTGCCTGCTGTGAGTGAACGGTATCAGATCCTGTTTGTGACAGGGAAAAACAATTACGAAGAGATGCGTAAGCAGATTCATGCTCCGCATGTAAAAGTCGTCGATTATGTAAAACAGCTGGATATTATGGCGCATGTCGATCTGATCGTCTGTCGTGCCGGCGCAACAACCGCAGCGGAAATCACTGCACTCGGTACACCGAGTATACTGGTGCCGAGTCCCTATGTTGCCCATAACCATCAGTTTTATAATGCCAGCGTACTGGTTGATCACAAGGCGGCTGTCATGCTGGAGGAAAAGGATTTGAATGCGGAGGCACTATCCAACGCAATCGATCGCATCATGTCGGATGATTTGCTGCGTGCTTCCATGCACAGCGCTTCGTTAGCGCTTGGAAAACCGAATGCGAGTGAGGATATACTGAACTGGTGCGATGAAATGAAAAGGTGA